In Aedes albopictus strain Foshan chromosome 3, AalbF5, whole genome shotgun sequence, the following are encoded in one genomic region:
- the LOC109418261 gene encoding uncharacterized protein LOC109418261 has protein sequence MAPTAEDEMTLNLEYWPDELSPAQKAAYEKAEKEHNDIRNKLKDLVKEAGGKNIFSGEVFTAYQVLGPVPGLEQISKPITSLKKKQPPPPPPPSSSKRSASPVLESGKRKSRRSEYRADDDNDGGDFAPDDDDEEYIPLSKRLEMKKREKAAKEAAAKEAAKKKDDKKYYNKKEDAKTPRKPDKPQSITASNVRPTESTSIGGLLIGGDKEKKKVTAEPTAIVDLTKDDSGKPAADSREVSFSKIQGKTFPSLVVIARPSLRSSDKAPADRPQLDAKVKNVLMHTATKFTEWLIQQGLVKSEQYCQVHRGTPLKLGMYSDASKFPYSGGYVWISECCPTRFISVFNGSTFEGSPHPPSVILKLIYHWSCQTNVSNVVNWVKVDNLYVKGLYTWLRSVCTVALCQHMKLMGGVGKKIEVGVISLGTTTQDGQQRQVKVEVLGVLDPEAKLVRLRAVEPLSDGERNYKKRFSKILEPLAGWVHKDSIILTDLTVDKGTLNNMGYKSVQQVSPSDANNKNSNANIMDYLRRIVPRMFQNTLSLLSRQIIQQFLNELVWRETYGNSPGQTFDNIVAHISEQTKIETKDNLVTRLNKAAADPFKHWSYQIETINTPKPMGAKRGRKPREPSPPPAAPEAPKKILLKKLKKEEEKAASSSSYLSTLYGPPKKARAPPPEEKEELAPLEPYYYGQFEPPADEVKEGAEPIEFSVTCPECPTTLRNNADFQDHLFRHANPVPEGHMQCRYCLENWATEEALKKHTVLIHSLETKNSVASTFNCLICEQRFGTTQMLSAHMQKNHLHLELPYKCAGCDYKSSSHHLTIDHFYQKHNNSGLIQCPFCLKMTLVCNADGPIAENVSDFMKHLKLHFNKALTKKCNKCALTFITRGSLKMHGLFGHVITKPASAVKSITKSVTNIPKPKYKAVVQKELATFKTLESFGSMELNMPCGKICLECDNDFDEDNHIIGLLKCIKCTYTTACLPAMVGHTASCNPNAISDYAVSQLELEMHCICGFSSSDGNALARHLVTCDRKSVYATVEACQENTVKRNMLDMLGLVRREDEGAEDGAEPAPSGSGQTAEEEEAPAEQQPPTDAGSTSIAYDPSQSLYNIAATGNEQFNTQLSLDDLGPPSVLAQQETDRTPQLKDDYQSLATPRVPSMDTDQGEYDQQEGGY, from the exons ATGGCGCCCACGGCGGAGGATGAAATGACACTGAATTTAGAGTACTGGCCGGACGAGCTGAGTCCTGCCCAGAAGGCGGCTTACGAAAAAGCTGAGAAAGAGCATAACGACATCCGGAACAAGCTGAAGGACCTTGTTAAAGAAGCGGGTGGTAAGAATATTTTCTCGGGTGAAGTGTTTACGGCCTATCAGGTGCTGGGACCGGTGCCCGGCTTGGAGCAGATTTCAAAGCCGATAACATCCTTAAAGAAGAAGCAGCCGCCCCCGCCTCCCCCACCTTCCAGTTCGAAGCGAAGTGCATCGCCGGTGCTGGAGAGTGGAAAGCGAAAAAGTCGCCGGTCGGAATACCGAGCGGATGATGATAACGATGGAGGAGATTTCGCTCCGGACGATGATGATGAAGAGTACATTCCACTGTCCAAGCGACTGGAGATGAAGAAAAGGGAGAAGGCAGCGAAGGAGGCTGCTGCCAAGGAAGCGGCCAAGAAGAAAGATGACAAGAAATACTACAATAAGAAAGAGGATGCCAAAACTCCGAGAAAGCCGGACAAGCCTCAGAGCATCACGGCCAGCAATGTTCGGCCGACGGAATCCACTTCGATCGGAGGGCTGCTCATTGGAGGCGATAAGGAGAAGAAGAAGGTTACTGCCGAACCGACGGCAATTGTCGATCTCACAAAGGATGACAGCGGTAAACCGGCTGCTGACTCGAGGGAAGTGTCCTTCAGTAAGATCCAAGGCAAAACATTCCCTTCGCTGGTGGTCATTGCAAGGCCATCGCTGCGATCATCGGACAAAGCCCCGGCCGACCGGCCTCAGCTCGATGCCAAGGTCAAGAATGTCCTCATGCACACGGCCACCAAGTTCACCGAGTGGCTCATCCAGCAGGGTTTGGTCAAATCGGAACAGTACTGCCAGGTCCATCGGGGTACGCCTCTGAAGTTGGGAATGTACTCGGATGCTTCGAAGTTCCCCTATTCTGGAGGATACGTGTGGATCAGCGAATGCTGCCCCACTAGATTTATCTCCGTCTTCAACGGATCGACATTCGAGGGATCGCCACATCCGCCGTCGGTTATTCTGAAATTGATCTACCACTGGAGCTGTCAGACCAATGTTTCCAACGTGGTCAACTGGGTCAAGGTGGACAACCTGTACGTGAAGGGTCTGTACACCTGGCTGCGGTCAGTTTGTACGGTGGCGCTTTGTCAGCACATGAAACTGATGGGTGGCGTGGGAAAGAAGATCGAAGTCGGAGTCATATCGCTGGGCACAACCACGCAG GACGGCCAGCAGCGGCAAGTCAAGGTTGAAGTTCTTGGCGTACTGGATCCAGAAGCCAAGTTGGTTCGCTTGCGAGCCGTCGAACCGCTGAGCGATGGCGAACGAAACTACAAGAAACGTTTCTCGAAGATTCTGGAACCGCTGGCCGGCTGGGTGCACAAAGACAGTATTATCCTAACGGATCTGACCGTCGACAAGGGCACCCTGAACAACATGGGCTACAAGAGCGTACAACAAGTATCCCCCTCGGATGCCAACAACAAAAACAGCAATGCCAACATCATGGACTACCTGCGCCGGATTGTGCCACGGATGTTCCAGAATACGCTTTCGCTGCTGTCGCGGCAGATCATTCAGCAGTTCCTGAACGAGCTGGTGTGGCGCGAAACGTACGGAAACTCCCCGGGACAGACGTTCGACAACATTGTGGCGCACATTTCCGAGCAGACGAAAATCGAAACCAAGGATAATCTGGTGACACGATTGAATAAG GCCGCAGCAGATCCATTTAAACACTGGAGTTATCAGATCGAGACGATCAACACGCCCAAGCCGATGGGCGCTAAGCGAGGACGGAAGCCGAGGGAACCAT CGCCCCCGCCTGCAGCTCCAGAAGCACCGAAAAAGATTCTGTTGAAAAAGTTGAAGAAAGAAGAGGAGAAAGCAGCCAGCAGCTCGTCCTATCTGAGCACCCTCTATGGGCCACCGAAGAAAGCTCGTGCTCCCCCTCCGGAGGAAAAGGAAGAACTGGCTCCATTGGAGCCCTACTACTATGGTCAATTCGAGCCACCAGCCGATGAGGTGAAGGAAGGTGCTGAGCCCATAGAGTTCAGCGTAACGTGCCCGGAGTGTCCGACTACGCTGCGCAACAATGCCGACTTCCAGGATCATCTGTTCCGCCATGCCAATCCCGTTCCGGAGGGACACATGCAGTGTCGCTACTGTCTGGAGAACTGGGCCACCGAGGAAGCCCTGAAGAAGCATACGGTGCTCATCCATTCGCTGGAGACGAAGAACTCCGTGGCGTCGACCTTCAATTGTTTGATTTGCGAG CAACGCTTCGGAACAACGCAAATGTTGTCGGCTCACATGCAGAAAAACCATCTGCACCTGGAGTTGCCGTACAAGTGCGCCGGCTGCGACTACAAGAGTTCCTCGCATCATCTGACCATCGATCATTTCTACCAGAAGCACAACAACTCCGGTCTGATCCAGTGTCCGTTCTGTTTGAAGATGACCCTGGTTTGCAACGCCGATGGGCCGATTGCCGAGAACGTGAGCGACTTCATGAAGCACCTGAAGTTGCACTTCAACAAGGCGCTGACGAAGAAGTGCAACAAGTGCGCATTGACTTTCATCACACGTGGCTCGCTGAAGATGCACGGGTTGTTTGGGCATGTCATCACCAAGCCGGCTTCTGCTGTAAAATCGATCACCAAATCGGTGACCAATATTCCTAAGCCGAAG TACAAGGCAGTTGTCCAGAAGGAGTTGGCCACGTTCAAAACACTGGAGTCGTTCGGCAGCATGGAGCTGAACATGCCGTGTGGTAAGATTTGTCTGGAGTGCGACAACGATTTTGATGAGGATAATCACATCAT TGGTCTGCTGAAGTGCATCAAGTGCACCTACACAACAGCCTGTCTGCCGGCGATGGTTGGCCACACGGCTTCGTGCAATCCGAATGCCATCTCAGACTATGCCGTATCCCAGCTAGAGCTCGAGATGCACTGCATCTGTGGGTTCTCGTCGTCGGATGGTAACGCTCTTGCCCGCCATTTGGTCACTTGCGACCGCAAGAGCGTTTACGCAACGGTTGAAGCTTGCCAGGAGAACACCGTTAAGCGCAACATGTTGGACATGCTTGGTCTGGTTCGTCGAGAGGATGAAGGTGCCGAAGATGGAGCCGAACCGGCGCCATCCGGTTCCGGACAGACTGCGGAAGAAGAGGAAGCGCCAGCCGAGCAACAACCACCAACTGATGCAGGCAGCACATCGATTGCATACGATCCTTCACAGTCGTTGTACAATATTGCCGCTACCGGCAACGAACAGTTCAATACTCAACTGTCGTTGGACGATTTGGGACCACCGTCTGTGTTGGCCCAGCAGGAGACTGATCGTACTCCGCAGTTGAAGGACGATTATCAGTCGTTGGCTACTCCGAGGGTTCCCAGCATGGACACCGATCAAGGTGAATACGATCAGCAGGAGGGCGGATATTGA
- the LOC134290084 gene encoding uncharacterized protein LOC134290084 gives MKSTFEIELSLLEEKSELWRKHNEEQSELRRKYYEEENRRIEEEYQRELVKIEEDFQRAAKRMKSDFSAEMKAVLRQNSGCNVSEEAVVEPAPAGDKTQPKNDCTSASNPNKADSSEQPSQTKPLSKKSTVPRSVINGHQRRGEITKTVSADSPTADSYVSTRSPTSSIDRSNQISAKVPECKTNPVQTTIFVYETSAEQFGSDQVACRVIYQPKMEQYFHHRRRRRRRRRRRRKEDNRHQLKTLLFDPGGYCVAAVERVSSTCSVFTTIRIDCSTVLPSRYSLMCRKALRKFDGHEMNMRTFGGSDCYLFHGGECCVQVVVRLVLMSNSFICTACTALPPGVANLHRNRSFIRRYCSVLTLDWHRCKKMLHPD, from the coding sequence ATGAAAAGTACGTTCGAAATAGAACTTTCTCTTCTAGAAGAGAAGAGCGAGCTATGGCGGAAGCATAATGAAGAGCAGAGTGAGTTGCGACGAAAGTACTATGAAGAGGAAAATCGTCGAATCGAAGAAGAATACCAGCGAGAACTGGTGAAAATTGAAGAGGATTTCCAAAGGGCTGCAAAGAGAATGAAATCGGATTTCAGCGCAGAGATGAAAGCAGTACTACGGCAAAACAGTGGGTGTAACGTCAGCGAGGAAGCGGTGGTGGAACCGGCTCCGGCAGGTGACAAAACCCAGCCGAAAAATGACTGCACTAGTGCATCGAATCCGAATAAAGCAGACTCTTCCGAACAGCCTTCGCAAACAAAACCTTTGTCGAAGAAATCTACTGTTCCAAGAAGCGTCATCAATGGTCATCAAAGGCGCGGAGAGATTACCAAAACAGTATCAGCTGATTCCCCTACAGCTGACTCGTACGTGAGCACTCGGTCTCCGACGTCATCAATTGATAGGAGCAACCAAATATCTGCAAAAGTACCAGAGTGCAAAACAAATCCCGTACAAACAACTATCTTCGTTTACGAGACCAGTGCGGAACAATTTGGTTCGGATCAGGTAGCCTGTCGAGTGATATATCAACCGAAGATGGAACAATATTttcaccaccgccgccgccgccgtcgtcgtcgtcgccgccgcagGAAGGAAGACAATCGTCATCAGTTGAAAACGTTGCTGTTCGATCCCGGTGGCTATTGTGTTGCAGCAGTGGAACGAGTCAGCTCGACTTGCAGCGTATTTACCACAATTCGTATCGACTGCAGTACGGTGCTGCCATCTAGGTACAGTTTGATGTGTAGGAAAGCACTTCGCAAATTTGATGGACATGAAATGAACATGCGAACATTTGGAGGTTCAGATTGTTACCTGTTTCACGGGGGGGAATGTTGCGTACAGGTAGTGGTACGTTTGGTGctcatgtcgaattcgtttatttgcaccgcctgcaccgctttgccaccgggtgtagcaaacttgcaccgaaaccgttcgtttattcgcaggtactgttccgttttgacactcgattggcaccggtgcaagaaaatgctacacccagattga
- the LOC109418264 gene encoding H/ACA ribonucleoprotein complex subunit 1 — translation MSFRGRGGGGGGFGGRGGGGGFGGRGGGGGGGGGFRGGRGGGGRGGGGRGGFGNRGGFGNRDDGPKNIVPLGYYDYPCQEDLVAKVEIENVPFFNAPIYMEGEKQIGKVDEIFGHLRDFYVSIKLMENMKPDGFQAKQKLFIDSAKLLPLARFLPDNNKKPGGRVGKPGGGRGGGRGGGGGFRGGRGGPGGGRGGGGFGGRGGGGGRGGGGGFRGNRGGGGGGKRW, via the exons ATGAGCTTCCGCGGACGAGGAGGCGGTGGTGGTGGCTTTGGAGGTAGAGGAGGCGGCGGCGGCTTCGGTGGTAGAGGAGGTGGAGGGGGTGGTGGTGGCGGCTTCAGAGGTGGCCGAGGGGGAGGTGGACGTGGTGGTGGAGGCCGTGGCGGCTTCGGCAACCGCGGTGGATTCGGAAACCGAGACGATGGACCGAAGAACATCGTGCCCTTAGGTTACTACGACTACCCCTGCCAGGAAGATCTGGTGGCCAAAGTGGAAATCGAAAACGTCCCCTTCTTCAATGCTCCCATCTACATGGAGGGCGAAAAACAGATCGGAAAGGTGGACGAAATCTTCGGCCATTTGAGGGACTTTTACGTTTCGATCAAACTGATGGAAAACATGAAGCCGGATGGGTTCCAAGCGAAACAGAAACTGTTCATTGACTCTGCCAAGCTGCTGCCTCTGGCGAGGTTCCTGCCCGATAACAATAAGAAGCCTGGTGGGCGCGTCGGCAAGCCAGGTGGCGGTAGAGGAGGCGGtcgtggcggcggcggtggcttCCGAGGTGGTCGTGGAGGACCAGGTGGTGGTCGAGGGGGTGGCGGATTCGGTGGTCGGGGTGGTGGTGGCGGACGAGGAGGCGGCGGCGGATTCCG aggtaatcgtggaggtGGCGGAGGCGGAAAACGGTGGTAA
- the LOC109418266 gene encoding U6 snRNA-associated Sm-like protein LSm3, which produces MAEEEQMPIIPVKEPLDLIRLSLDEKIYVKMRNERELRGRLHAFDQHLNMVLGDAEETVTTVEIDEETYEEVYKTTKRTIPMLFVRGDGVILVSPPMRVGS; this is translated from the exons ATGGCCGAAGAAGAGCAG ATGCCCATCATCCCGGTGAAGGAACCGCTGGATCTGATTCGACTGAGCTTGGACGAGAAAATCTACGTCAAGATGCGGAACGAACGGGAACTTCGCGGGCGGTTACAT GCCTTCGATCAGCATTTGAACATGGTTCTGGGTGACGCGGAGGAAACCGTAACCACGGTTGAAATCGACGAAGAAACGTACGAGGAAGTGTACAAAACCACCAAGCGTACCATTCCCATGCTGTTTGTGCGAGGAGACGGCGTGATTCTCGTTTCTCCGCCAATGCGAGTAGGCAGCTAA